Proteins encoded within one genomic window of Fragaria vesca subsp. vesca linkage group LG1, FraVesHawaii_1.0, whole genome shotgun sequence:
- the LOC101294310 gene encoding uncharacterized protein At4g29660-like — protein MASYMWRKYADYVYTKWERMILWNMVKPYTRTKYFTPLVTIYVAAFYTGVNASAVTEQLYKEKYWEDHPGHQVPLMKPKFYGGPWKVERGEVPASLPTP, from the exons ATGGCGAGCTACATGTGGAGGAAATACGCAGACTATGTGTACACAAAATGGGAAAGAATGATTCTTTGGAACATGGTCAAGCCCTACACCCGAACCAAGTATTTTACTCCTCTCGTCACTATCTACGTCGCTGCTTTCTACACCGGAGTCAACGCCTCCGCCGTCACTGAACAGCTCTACAAG GAAAAATATTGGGAAGATCATCCTGGCCATCAGGTCCCTCTTATGAAGCCAAAGTTTTATGGAGGACCTTGGAAGGTAGAGAGAGGAGAGGTTCCAGCCTCTCTCCCAACCCCATAG